CAAAGGGCAACTAAGTGATTATATATTCTATAGTAGGAAAGGAAACAATCAACCTATTCAACGTCAGATGGCTTGGAGATTGATTAAGAAGGCAGCAGATGTAGTAGGTGTTAAAGATATAGGATCACATTCGCTTAGAAAAACATGGGCTTATCATAGCTATAAAGCAGGTACAGACATAGTAATAATACAGGATATGTTAAACCATTCCAGCCCATCCGTAACGCTTAGATACATTGGTATTACACAGGATGAGAAGGACAGAGCAGTATTAACATTAGACTTGTAAAGGCGGTCACTAATAATGTGATGGTCTTTTTCT
The Neobacillus sp. PS3-40 genome window above contains:
- a CDS encoding site-specific integrase, whose product is MEFVEPIRDRKKIDDIKKYLQSNKRDYLLFVLGINSALRVSDLLELKFEDLIDANLKPLDHIKLKETKTGKHNKIAISKGVKKAIVDYVKHYYKGQLSDYIFYSRKGNNQPIQRQMAWRLIKKAADVVGVKDIGSHSLRKTWAYHSYKAGTDIVIIQDMLNHSSPSVTLRYIGITQDEKDRAVLTLDL